The following are encoded in a window of Telmatobacter sp. DSM 110680 genomic DNA:
- a CDS encoding glycoside hydrolase family 3 C-terminal domain-containing protein: protein MHQLHTGSFQISRLIIRGLAATALFATATTFALAQSVPVVTGDARVDKLLSQMTLEEKLTLIHGTKEDPSVYQGQAGYLAGIPRLHIPGLRFADGPPGVLTRHPSQGETATMGVAATFSIKDAEDNGLVIGREARALGIDVALQPFVNIDRDLEFGRGYNTFGEDPFLTSEMAVGEVKGIQSQHVMAQIKHYVGYDSDAGSTFIDDQTLHEVYVAPFDAAIRRADVSSIMCSYNRLNGTFACGNKDSLTTILRDQIGFKGFVTSDWGAVHAVSFINAGLDMEMPGGQPGPMGSMIPSFFDSLQPPPPPPHRDAKETAELNESMFGGHIPEEPAPVRGLGGDFGVKLDPKKMPEALKDGSVTEATVTRAAGRVLYEIVHFGYLDGKSKHDFTTQSIEANAKIIEKTGEDAAVLLKNEGSVLPLKHDELDSVVLIGPTASQVDSIGINGERSVGLPDRQIGPLDAMKRISGNSDIGFAVDDDMTGTTIPATAFSHEGKPGLQRAIVSTSGTSASAATQTDPQLDFTVKGGNPLPPNSVVMWKGTLTPPHAGTYWIYLQAMGTNARISLDGKRLASTGAFQGGVHGDILQANQDNAIPTTDRLDNVRRAIELTAGPHAIEVTTSPDSSNQPVQVRLNWYTPEQRKADHEHAIAAAKNAKVAVVFLWTRLEPVFGLPGEQNKLVEEIAAVNPNTVVVLNTSQPVALPWVDKVKAVLEMWWPGDEGGWSTANILLGKTSPAGRLPVTWGKSLTDYPATDPKHPERSKKGVDHKTTYSEGVNVGYRWFDKENIEPLFAFGHGLSYTAFEYSALNVVKSSDGGINIKVSIKNTGSAASDEVPQVYLSAPGEVPEGVQFPVRSLVAFDRIHLSAGESKTVSFQVAPRQLQYWSTKDQKWATPTGKRTVSVGASSRDLRLNQTID from the coding sequence GTGCATCAACTTCACACCGGTTCATTCCAGATTTCACGCTTGATCATTCGCGGTTTAGCCGCTACTGCGTTGTTCGCGACAGCCACAACCTTTGCGCTCGCTCAATCTGTTCCCGTCGTCACCGGAGATGCCCGCGTCGACAAGCTCCTGAGCCAGATGACTCTGGAAGAGAAGCTAACCCTGATTCACGGAACAAAAGAAGACCCATCGGTCTACCAGGGACAGGCCGGATATCTCGCTGGCATCCCGCGTCTCCACATCCCAGGTCTTCGCTTTGCTGACGGGCCTCCCGGCGTGCTTACCCGCCATCCATCGCAGGGCGAAACCGCCACGATGGGCGTCGCCGCCACATTCAGCATTAAAGATGCGGAAGACAACGGCCTCGTCATCGGTCGCGAAGCTCGCGCGCTCGGCATCGACGTCGCGTTGCAGCCCTTCGTCAACATCGATCGCGATCTTGAGTTCGGCCGCGGCTACAACACCTTCGGCGAAGATCCCTTCCTCACCAGCGAAATGGCTGTCGGCGAAGTCAAAGGCATCCAGTCGCAGCATGTCATGGCGCAGATCAAGCACTATGTTGGATACGATTCCGACGCCGGAAGCACCTTCATAGACGATCAAACTCTGCACGAGGTCTATGTAGCCCCCTTTGACGCCGCCATCCGCCGCGCCGACGTCTCCTCCATCATGTGTTCCTACAACCGCCTCAACGGCACCTTCGCCTGCGGCAACAAGGATTCCCTTACCACCATCCTTCGCGATCAAATTGGCTTCAAGGGCTTCGTCACTTCTGATTGGGGTGCGGTGCACGCCGTCAGCTTCATCAACGCCGGCCTCGACATGGAGATGCCCGGCGGACAGCCCGGCCCCATGGGCTCGATGATCCCCTCCTTCTTCGATTCCTTGCAACCACCCCCGCCTCCGCCGCACCGAGACGCTAAAGAAACAGCTGAACTCAACGAATCCATGTTCGGCGGGCACATTCCTGAGGAGCCTGCTCCCGTTCGTGGCTTGGGCGGCGACTTCGGTGTCAAGCTCGACCCAAAGAAGATGCCCGAAGCCCTGAAAGACGGCAGCGTCACTGAAGCCACCGTCACCCGTGCTGCAGGCCGCGTTCTCTACGAAATCGTTCACTTCGGCTATCTCGACGGCAAGTCCAAGCACGACTTCACCACGCAGTCCATCGAAGCCAATGCAAAGATCATCGAGAAGACCGGCGAAGACGCGGCCGTCTTGCTCAAGAATGAAGGCAGCGTCCTTCCCCTGAAGCACGACGAACTCGACTCCGTTGTCCTCATCGGCCCCACCGCCTCACAAGTCGACTCCATCGGCATCAACGGCGAACGGTCAGTTGGATTACCCGATCGCCAGATCGGTCCGCTCGACGCGATGAAGAGAATTTCCGGCAACTCCGACATCGGTTTCGCAGTCGATGACGATATGACCGGCACCACGATCCCTGCCACCGCGTTCAGCCACGAAGGCAAGCCCGGTCTCCAGCGCGCCATCGTCTCCACTTCAGGAACCTCCGCCAGCGCCGCCACGCAGACTGATCCGCAACTCGACTTCACCGTCAAAGGCGGCAACCCTCTTCCGCCCAACTCTGTAGTCATGTGGAAAGGCACTCTCACTCCGCCCCATGCCGGCACCTACTGGATCTACCTGCAGGCCATGGGCACCAACGCGCGCATTTCGCTCGATGGCAAACGTCTCGCCTCCACTGGCGCATTCCAGGGCGGCGTGCACGGCGACATCCTCCAGGCCAATCAGGACAACGCCATCCCCACAACCGACCGCCTCGACAACGTTCGCCGCGCCATTGAGCTTACAGCCGGTCCTCACGCCATCGAAGTCACCACCAGCCCCGACAGTTCCAACCAGCCCGTCCAGGTTCGTCTCAACTGGTACACGCCTGAACAGCGCAAGGCTGATCACGAACATGCGATCGCCGCCGCCAAAAACGCCAAGGTCGCCGTAGTATTTCTCTGGACCCGCCTCGAGCCGGTCTTCGGTTTACCCGGCGAGCAGAACAAACTCGTCGAAGAAATCGCCGCCGTCAATCCCAACACCGTCGTCGTTCTCAATACCAGCCAGCCCGTCGCACTCCCGTGGGTCGACAAGGTAAAGGCAGTTCTTGAAATGTGGTGGCCTGGCGACGAAGGCGGCTGGTCGACAGCTAACATCCTCCTCGGCAAAACCAGTCCCGCCGGACGACTCCCCGTCACTTGGGGCAAGAGTCTGACAGACTATCCCGCCACAGATCCCAAGCATCCCGAGCGCTCCAAGAAGGGCGTCGATCACAAGACAACTTACAGCGAGGGAGTCAACGTCGGCTACCGCTGGTTCGACAAAGAAAACATTGAACCGCTCTTCGCCTTCGGACATGGCCTCAGCTATACCGCCTTCGAATACTCTGCTCTCAACGTCGTCAAATCCAGCGATGGCGGCATCAATATCAAAGTCAGCATCAAGAACACCGGCTCTGCCGCCTCTGACGAAGTGCCGCAGGTCTACCTCAGCGCACCCGGCGAAGTTCCGGAAGGCGTGCAGTTCCCTGTCCGCTCACTGGTTGCTTTCGATCGCATCCACCTTAGTGCCGGTGAGTCCAAAACCGTTTCGTTTCAGGTGGCACCGCGCCAGCTCCAGTACTGGTCCACCAAGGATCAAAAGTGGGCAACCCCGACCGGCAAGCGCACCGTCAGTGTAGGCGCTTCTTCGCGTGACCTCCGACTCAACCAGACTATCGACTAA
- a CDS encoding NAD(P)H-binding protein, producing MNVVLYGATGKSGIRILTELLSRNHSVTAVARNPVGLPANAKSVKDDLSDVNKIAWIIAGSDAIVSAYAPPQDDTDQLLGVTERQIEAVRKAGKNIRLIVVGGAGSLEVAPGVTLLQSGHLPAEWIPIATSHEKALELLKNSDINWTYFSPAAFFEPGTRTGKFRLETNKLVADAQGNSRISMEDYAIALVDELETPAHEREQFTIGY from the coding sequence ATGAACGTAGTGCTCTACGGCGCCACCGGGAAATCCGGTATCCGCATTCTTACTGAACTCCTCTCGCGCAATCACAGCGTCACCGCGGTCGCACGCAATCCGGTCGGCCTTCCCGCGAACGCAAAGAGCGTGAAAGACGACCTCAGCGACGTAAACAAAATAGCCTGGATCATTGCCGGATCAGACGCAATTGTCAGCGCCTACGCTCCGCCCCAGGACGACACCGATCAGCTACTCGGTGTGACCGAGCGCCAGATTGAAGCCGTCCGCAAAGCCGGCAAAAACATTCGTCTCATTGTCGTCGGTGGCGCCGGATCACTCGAAGTCGCTCCCGGTGTGACTCTCCTACAATCCGGCCATCTTCCCGCTGAATGGATTCCCATCGCCACCTCGCACGAAAAAGCACTTGAGCTGCTCAAGAACTCCGATATCAACTGGACCTACTTCAGTCCCGCTGCCTTCTTTGAGCCCGGCACGCGCACCGGCAAGTTCCGCCTCGAAACCAACAAACTTGTCGCCGACGCACAAGGCAACAGTCGCATCTCCATGGAGGACTACGCCATCGCTCTCGTCGACGAACTTGAAACACCAGCCCACGAGCGCGAACAGTTCACCATCGGCTACTGA
- a CDS encoding HAD family phosphatase, translating to MALRAVIFDYGMVLTGQPSAAAHDAMLRITGLPHDRFEAIYWADRHAYDEGKLTGLQFWQNIVRDAKLNLDANAIDELNLWDARMWTTQNPAMLAWQQQLKQHGIRTAILSNMGDTVLANIEREFDWLPRFDVLVWSYQHNMAKPDPAIYQLTLDRLGTRPGESLFIDDKQPNIDAARALGMVAIQFSTIEKLRKDLLVTGLDKDLPLPELTTTHPVSS from the coding sequence TTGGCTCTGCGCGCGGTCATCTTCGACTATGGAATGGTTCTAACAGGACAACCGAGCGCCGCGGCGCACGACGCTATGCTCCGCATCACTGGCCTGCCTCACGATAGATTCGAAGCCATCTACTGGGCAGACCGCCACGCATACGACGAAGGCAAACTGACCGGCCTACAGTTCTGGCAGAACATTGTCCGCGATGCCAAACTCAACCTCGACGCCAACGCCATCGACGAGCTCAACCTTTGGGACGCGCGCATGTGGACCACGCAAAATCCTGCCATGCTCGCCTGGCAGCAGCAGCTCAAGCAGCACGGCATCCGCACCGCCATCCTCTCCAACATGGGCGATACGGTACTTGCCAACATTGAACGCGAATTTGACTGGCTCCCCCGCTTCGATGTGCTCGTCTGGAGCTATCAGCACAACATGGCCAAGCCAGACCCTGCAATCTATCAGTTAACTCTCGACCGTCTCGGCACGCGCCCCGGGGAATCCCTCTTCATCGACGACAAGCAGCCCAACATCGACGCGGCTCGAGCACTCGGCATGGTTGCCATCCAGTTCTCCACCATCGAAAAACTGCGCAAAGATCTTCTCGTTACCGGCCTCGATAAAGACCTCCCACTGCCGGAACTGACCACAACCCACCCGGTGTCATCCTGA
- a CDS encoding pyridoxal phosphate-dependent aminotransferase produces the protein MTFSQRTNWNTEESALARAHRTRVQAGLPVADLTASNPTRCGFSYDVQLLAALTDAKALDYDPQPLGLLHTREAVCKYYADHGVTIPPERVVLTTSTSEAYSFLFKLLCDPGSEIVVPLPGYPLFDFLAVLDDVRVKAVRLVYDHGWQIEPEGFRRALTPETRAIVLVHPNNPTGHFTKTWEAEELAMMCRERGIALIVDEVFLDYAFSAEKAVSFAVGLEGIDLYVVSGLSKIAGLPQMKAAWVVATGPNAGQAMERLEVIADTFLSMNAPVQGAIPNWIAGRKAIQREIGERVKANLAVLDKQLGAIPAVRRLEVEGGWYAVLRIPALQTDEMTVLRLLERGVWVHPGYFFGMDEAGWLVISLLGPVEEFRTGVRVLVDYFRTHQGDNNCLPEVEAQL, from the coding sequence ATGACGTTTTCTCAACGAACGAACTGGAATACAGAGGAGAGTGCGCTTGCGCGGGCGCATAGGACGCGCGTTCAAGCAGGACTGCCGGTTGCCGATCTTACGGCTTCGAACCCTACGCGATGTGGTTTTTCTTATGATGTGCAATTGCTTGCGGCTCTGACGGATGCGAAGGCTCTGGACTATGATCCGCAGCCGCTTGGGTTGCTGCACACGCGCGAGGCGGTGTGCAAATACTACGCGGACCATGGGGTGACGATCCCTCCGGAGCGGGTAGTTCTGACGACAAGTACTAGCGAGGCGTACAGCTTTCTGTTCAAGCTGCTTTGCGATCCGGGTTCTGAGATCGTGGTGCCGTTGCCGGGTTATCCGCTGTTTGATTTTCTGGCGGTTCTGGACGATGTGCGCGTCAAGGCAGTGCGGCTGGTGTACGACCACGGATGGCAGATTGAGCCCGAAGGATTTCGCCGGGCGCTTACTCCGGAGACTCGGGCGATCGTGCTGGTACATCCGAATAATCCTACGGGCCACTTTACGAAAACATGGGAGGCCGAAGAACTCGCGATGATGTGCCGGGAGCGAGGGATTGCGCTGATTGTGGACGAGGTTTTTCTGGACTACGCGTTTAGCGCGGAGAAGGCAGTCAGCTTTGCGGTGGGACTTGAAGGCATTGACCTGTATGTTGTGAGCGGGCTGAGCAAGATTGCGGGGTTGCCGCAGATGAAAGCTGCGTGGGTGGTGGCCACGGGGCCTAACGCGGGGCAGGCCATGGAGCGGCTGGAAGTGATTGCGGATACGTTCCTCTCGATGAATGCGCCGGTGCAGGGTGCTATCCCGAACTGGATTGCCGGACGGAAAGCGATTCAGCGGGAGATTGGGGAGCGGGTGAAGGCTAACCTGGCGGTACTGGATAAGCAGTTAGGGGCGATACCCGCAGTCCGGCGTCTGGAGGTGGAAGGTGGGTGGTATGCGGTGCTGCGGATTCCAGCGCTGCAGACGGATGAGATGACAGTGCTTAGGTTGCTGGAGCGCGGGGTTTGGGTTCATCCGGGGTATTTCTTCGGGATGGATGAGGCGGGTTGGCTGGTGATTAGTCTCCTTGGGCCTGTTGAGGAATTCAGAACAGGAGTGAGGGTGCTTGTTGACTATTTCAGAACGCATCAAGGAGATAACAATTGTCTACCTGAGGTTGAAGCGCAACTTTGA
- a CDS encoding MBL fold metallo-hydrolase, producing the protein MILETFPVGPLQCNCTLLGDEETREAIVIDPGDEIGRIHRRLNALGLTLKQILITHAHIDHVGGALKLKTLTGAPIYLNENDLPLMQIMAAQAAWLGIETPDTAPPDETLNEGQRVGLENYPAQIIHTPGHTQGSICLHFVPLKMVLAGDTLFAGSIGRTDLPGGDHEQIIDSIHSRLLTLPDDTKVVPGHGPATTIGAERRTNSFLQ; encoded by the coding sequence ATGATCCTCGAAACGTTTCCTGTCGGCCCGCTGCAATGCAACTGCACCTTGCTTGGCGACGAGGAAACCCGCGAGGCCATCGTCATTGACCCCGGCGACGAAATCGGCCGCATCCATCGCCGTCTCAACGCTCTCGGCCTCACTCTCAAACAGATCCTCATCACCCACGCTCATATCGATCACGTGGGCGGAGCGCTCAAGCTTAAAACCCTCACCGGCGCCCCCATCTATCTCAACGAGAACGATCTCCCCCTTATGCAAATCATGGCTGCGCAGGCAGCGTGGCTCGGCATTGAAACACCTGACACCGCTCCGCCCGACGAAACCCTCAACGAGGGCCAGCGAGTCGGACTGGAGAATTATCCCGCCCAAATCATCCACACTCCCGGCCACACCCAGGGCTCTATTTGCCTTCATTTCGTGCCGCTCAAGATGGTCCTTGCCGGAGACACCTTATTCGCTGGTAGCATCGGGCGAACCGACCTGCCCGGAGGCGATCACGAGCAGATCATCGATTCCATCCACTCCCGTCTGCTCACCTTGCCAGACGACACTAAAGTCGTTCCCGGCCACGGCCCTGCAACCACTATTGGAGCCGAACGAAGAACTAATTCATTCCTTCAATAA
- the secG gene encoding preprotein translocase subunit SecG: MQILFYFVVVLHVIVSLFLIGVVLLQQGRSADLAGAFGGQGSQTAFGPRAAANVLTRLTSWSAIIFMITSLSLTVLFVRSTKSHSVLEDVKPAPASAPAKPGK; the protein is encoded by the coding sequence ATGCAGATTCTCTTCTACTTCGTCGTCGTGCTCCATGTCATCGTCAGCCTGTTTCTCATCGGAGTTGTCCTCCTGCAGCAGGGCCGCTCAGCCGATCTCGCCGGCGCCTTCGGTGGCCAGGGCTCACAGACCGCCTTCGGACCCCGCGCCGCGGCCAACGTACTCACCCGGCTCACCAGCTGGTCCGCGATCATCTTTATGATTACATCGCTCTCGTTGACCGTCCTGTTCGTGCGCTCCACCAAGTCGCATTCAGTGCTCGAAGACGTCAAACCCGCGCCAGCATCTGCACCGGCCAAGCCCGGCAAGTAG
- a CDS encoding FMN-binding negative transcriptional regulator, with the protein MYTPKFNQVSDRAILIEAMRAYSFAILFGPIDSAESAGPHRATHLPLVVKDEGPHGILEGHFAKANLHWQSLANHETLVVFPGPHSYVSPSLYAERLSVPTWNYIAIHASGTLELVEDEASKDVLLAGLIEANEPAYAEQWRSLPDGFRRTMLAGIVGFRIPITHVEGKFKISQNRPEIDRRSVHAAHAAGSPDQQQLAQWMQRLIAN; encoded by the coding sequence ATGTACACACCCAAATTCAACCAGGTCTCCGACCGCGCCATTCTCATCGAGGCCATGCGCGCCTATTCCTTCGCCATCCTCTTTGGCCCCATCGACTCCGCGGAATCCGCCGGTCCGCATCGCGCCACGCATCTTCCCCTCGTCGTCAAGGACGAAGGCCCTCACGGCATTCTCGAGGGCCACTTCGCGAAGGCAAATCTTCACTGGCAATCGCTCGCCAACCACGAAACCCTCGTCGTCTTCCCGGGTCCGCATAGCTATGTCAGTCCATCACTCTACGCCGAGCGATTGTCAGTCCCCACGTGGAATTACATCGCCATCCACGCCAGCGGCACTCTTGAACTTGTCGAAGACGAGGCCTCCAAAGATGTCCTGCTAGCGGGCCTGATTGAGGCTAACGAGCCCGCCTACGCCGAGCAGTGGCGCAGTCTTCCCGACGGATTTCGCCGCACCATGCTCGCCGGCATAGTAGGCTTCCGCATACCCATCACTCATGTCGAAGGCAAATTCAAGATCAGTCAGAATCGCCCCGAGATCGACCGCCGCAGCGTCCACGCCGCTCACGCCGCAGGATCACCCGATCAGCAACAGTTAGCCCAGTGGATGCAGCGCCTCATCGCGAATTGA
- the ilvA gene encoding threonine ammonia-lyase codes for MEPVSLVGIQSARARIESSIHVSPCQFSHHLSELTGLPLHLKLENLQRTGSFKERGALNKLLTLSETERKRGVIAASAGNHAQGVAFHASQRGIRAQIVMPLATPQIKVAATRAYGAEVILHGASYDEACEEALRRRVEEGRTFIHPFDDPEVICGQGTIGLELLEQVPDIEAVVVPIGGGGLISGIACALKETNPKIRVVGVEPERLPSMLRAREAGAPVTIAAEATIADGIAVRRAGDITLPLVSRYVDEIVTVDDEEIASAILMLLEQEKTLAEGAGAAALAAVVQSKTNLRHRRTVVLVCGGNIDVSLLAKIIERGLVKDGRLLRVRVYLQDRPGALLHLTQILARERANIVETIHNRAYYGVSLGETVIDVTLETRGATHITAISHALREAAFRFERIQ; via the coding sequence TTGGAACCCGTATCTCTAGTCGGCATTCAGTCCGCGCGCGCACGCATCGAGAGTTCCATCCACGTATCGCCCTGCCAGTTTTCCCATCATCTCTCCGAACTCACAGGACTTCCCTTGCACCTCAAGCTCGAGAATCTCCAGCGCACTGGCTCGTTCAAAGAACGTGGCGCCCTGAACAAGCTCCTCACTCTCAGTGAGACCGAACGCAAGCGCGGAGTCATCGCTGCCAGCGCCGGCAATCACGCCCAAGGTGTGGCCTTCCACGCATCGCAGCGCGGAATTCGTGCTCAGATCGTCATGCCTCTCGCCACTCCGCAGATCAAAGTTGCCGCCACGCGCGCCTACGGTGCAGAAGTCATCCTCCACGGCGCCAGCTACGACGAAGCCTGCGAAGAAGCTCTTCGTCGCCGCGTCGAGGAGGGTCGCACCTTTATCCATCCCTTCGACGACCCTGAAGTCATCTGCGGCCAGGGCACCATCGGCCTCGAACTCCTGGAACAGGTTCCGGACATTGAAGCAGTTGTCGTTCCCATCGGCGGAGGCGGCCTCATCAGTGGCATCGCCTGCGCACTGAAAGAAACCAACCCAAAGATTCGAGTAGTCGGCGTCGAACCCGAGCGGCTTCCTTCCATGCTTCGCGCACGTGAAGCTGGAGCCCCGGTTACCATCGCTGCTGAGGCGACTATTGCTGACGGAATCGCTGTTCGCCGCGCCGGTGACATTACATTGCCCCTCGTCTCTCGCTACGTGGACGAAATCGTAACAGTTGACGATGAGGAAATCGCCAGCGCCATCCTCATGCTCCTAGAGCAGGAAAAGACGTTGGCAGAAGGCGCCGGAGCCGCCGCACTTGCCGCAGTCGTTCAATCAAAAACAAACCTCCGCCATCGCCGCACCGTCGTCCTCGTCTGCGGAGGCAACATTGACGTCTCCCTCCTCGCCAAGATTATCGAACGTGGCCTCGTCAAAGACGGTCGGCTTCTACGCGTGCGCGTATATCTGCAAGACCGCCCCGGCGCACTGTTACATCTCACTCAGATCCTCGCCCGTGAGCGCGCCAACATCGTCGAAACTATCCACAACCGCGCCTACTACGGCGTAAGTCTCGGCGAAACTGTCATCGACGTGACATTAGAAACCCGAGGCGCCACCCACATCACCGCCATCAGCCACGCCCTTCGCGAAGCCGCCTTCCGCTTCGAAAGAATCCAATAG
- a CDS encoding HAD family hydrolase, which yields MPQFPPGQTLLIDADDTLWENNVYFERAIAAFISYLNHHEYSPAEVRQTLNAVERETILAHGYGLPSFTRSLVSTFERLSPEPLDEEKRQRVVGFARSIAEQEIELLPQVEETLRDLASRHRLILMTKGDHAEQADKVRRSGLAGYFAAVEIVAEKDPAAYSSVVARHQLAPHSSWMIGNSPKSDINPALAAGLHAVFLFHKDTWILEHATLATPPEGQHLIELDSFQKLSVTF from the coding sequence ATGCCCCAATTTCCTCCTGGCCAGACGCTGCTTATCGATGCCGATGACACCCTATGGGAAAACAATGTTTACTTTGAACGCGCCATTGCAGCATTCATCAGCTATCTCAACCATCACGAGTACTCGCCCGCGGAAGTTCGCCAGACCCTGAATGCCGTCGAGCGTGAGACCATTCTTGCGCACGGATACGGCCTGCCGAGTTTCACCCGTTCCCTCGTCAGCACCTTCGAGCGCCTCAGCCCCGAGCCCTTGGACGAGGAAAAACGCCAACGCGTCGTTGGCTTTGCCCGCTCCATCGCCGAGCAGGAAATCGAGCTCCTCCCTCAGGTCGAAGAGACACTCCGCGATCTCGCCTCCCGCCATCGCCTCATCTTGATGACCAAGGGCGACCATGCCGAGCAGGCAGACAAAGTCCGCCGGTCTGGGCTAGCCGGTTATTTTGCCGCCGTCGAGATCGTTGCCGAAAAAGACCCCGCCGCCTATAGCTCCGTCGTGGCACGCCACCAACTCGCTCCCCACTCGAGCTGGATGATTGGCAACAGCCCCAAAAGCGACATAAATCCGGCTTTGGCCGCTGGCCTGCATGCCGTCTTCCTCTTCCACAAAGACACATGGATTCTGGAACATGCGACTCTTGCCACTCCTCCCGAAGGTCAACACCTCATCGAACTCGACAGCTTTCAGAAACTATCCGTAACCTTTTAG
- a CDS encoding DUF3224 domain-containing protein, with amino-acid sequence MPTLVKAQNLHFQTSEKGGPISMHAEGTFDVKNAPLTADEALAGTAIGRYGLDKQFHGDLEAASKGEMLGAGNPATGTAGYVAIEQVTGTLHGRAGSFALQHFGTMVDNKFELVVKVVPGSGTDALSGISGTMIIKIVSGKHSYQFDYELPAATK; translated from the coding sequence ATGCCGACTCTTGTTAAAGCACAGAATCTCCACTTCCAGACCAGTGAAAAGGGTGGCCCGATTTCCATGCACGCTGAAGGAACATTCGATGTGAAAAATGCGCCGCTGACGGCGGACGAAGCGCTAGCCGGAACCGCAATCGGCCGTTACGGTCTCGACAAGCAGTTCCACGGCGATCTTGAAGCCGCCAGTAAAGGGGAGATGCTCGGAGCCGGCAATCCTGCCACCGGCACCGCGGGCTATGTTGCCATCGAGCAGGTCACCGGCACCCTTCACGGACGCGCAGGCTCCTTCGCCCTCCAGCATTTCGGTACCATGGTCGACAATAAGTTTGAACTCGTCGTGAAAGTCGTCCCCGGCTCCGGGACAGATGCTCTATCCGGTATCTCCGGAACCATGATCATCAAAATAGTCAGCGGAAAACACTCCTATCAGTTCGACTACGAGCTGCCCGCCGCAACAAAGTAG